Proteins found in one Subtercola endophyticus genomic segment:
- the rpoB gene encoding DNA-directed RNA polymerase subunit beta yields MAAASNATTTTPKNGRGASRLSFAKITDNLTVPDLLALQTESFHWLVGDDAWKARVAEAKQQGRQDLPEHSGLDEIFEEISPIEDLGETMQLSFTSPFLEPEKYTIDECKERGKTYAAPLYVEAEFMNHLTGEIKTQTVFMGDFPLMTEKGTFIINGTERVVVSQLVRSPGVYFDRQLEKTSDKDIYSARIIPSRGAWLEFEIDKRDQVGVRIDRKRKQSVTVFLKALGLTSEEILEQFKGYSSIEATLEKDSILTKEEALKDIYRKLRPGEQVAAEAARALLDNFYFNPKRYDLAKVGRYKINRKLGIESELSNSVLTNEDIIATIKYLVALHENQTTLPGRRNGKAVDIRLDIDDIDHFGNRRIRAVGELIQNQVRTGLSRMERVVRERMTTQDIEAITPQTLINVRPVVAAIKEFFGTSQLSQFMDQNNPLAGLTHKRRLSALGPGGLSRERAGVEVRDVHPSHYGRMCPIETPEGPNIGLIGSLASFARINSFGFIETPYRRIVDGVVTEIIDYLTASEEDEFVVAQANAPLTKDNRFAEPRVLARQKGNEVDLFPIEQIGYMDVSPRQMVSVATSLIPFLEHDDANRALMGANMQRQAVPLLMSDSPLVGTGMEGFAAVDAGDVVTALKAGVVQEVSADFVTVALDEGGTQDYYLRKFDRSNQGTSYNHRVIVNEGDRVEVGEVIADGPATENGELALGKNLLVAFMPWEGHNFEDAIILSQNLVKDDVLSSIHIEEYEVDARDTKLGKEEITRDLPNVSPELLADLDERGIIRIGAEVRPGDILVGKVTPKGETELSAEERLLRAIFNEKSREVRDTSLKVPHGERGTIIAVKEFSAENDDELGSGVNQRVVVYIAQKRKITEGDKLAGRHGNKGVIAKILPVEDMPFLADGTPVDVVLNPLGIPGRMNFGQVLEIHLGWIAKQGWQVEGKGNKWAGRLPAEAHQAAPNTKVATPVFDGALEEEIGGLLDSTLPTRDGDRLVDGTGKATLFDGRSGEPFPRPISVGYMYILKLHHLVDDKIHARSTGPYSMITQQPLGGKAQFGGQRFGEMEVWALEAYGAAYALQELLTIKSDDILGRVKVYEAIVKGENIQEPGIPESFKVLIKEMQSLCLNVEVLSADGTAVSLRDTDDEVFRAAEELGINISTRFENSSIDDI; encoded by the coding sequence AAGTACACCATCGACGAGTGTAAAGAGCGTGGCAAGACCTACGCTGCTCCGCTGTACGTCGAGGCCGAGTTCATGAACCACCTCACCGGTGAGATCAAGACCCAGACCGTGTTCATGGGCGACTTCCCGCTGATGACCGAAAAGGGCACGTTCATCATCAACGGCACCGAGCGTGTCGTCGTGTCGCAGCTCGTGCGTAGCCCCGGTGTGTACTTCGACCGCCAGCTCGAGAAGACTTCCGACAAAGACATCTACTCCGCGCGCATCATTCCGAGCCGCGGCGCCTGGCTCGAGTTCGAGATCGACAAGCGCGACCAGGTCGGCGTTCGCATCGACCGCAAGCGCAAGCAGAGCGTCACCGTCTTTCTCAAGGCCCTCGGCCTGACCAGCGAAGAGATCCTCGAGCAGTTCAAGGGCTACTCGTCGATCGAGGCCACTTTGGAGAAGGATTCGATCCTCACCAAAGAAGAGGCGCTCAAAGACATCTACCGCAAGCTCCGCCCGGGCGAGCAGGTCGCCGCTGAAGCCGCACGCGCGCTTCTCGACAACTTCTACTTCAACCCGAAGCGTTACGACCTCGCCAAGGTGGGTCGTTACAAGATCAACCGCAAGCTGGGCATCGAGAGCGAGCTGTCGAACTCCGTTCTGACGAACGAAGACATCATCGCCACCATCAAGTACCTGGTCGCTCTGCACGAGAACCAGACCACGCTGCCCGGTCGCCGTAACGGCAAGGCCGTCGACATCCGTCTCGACATCGACGACATCGACCACTTCGGCAACCGTCGCATCCGTGCCGTCGGCGAGCTCATTCAGAACCAGGTTCGTACGGGTCTCTCCCGTATGGAGCGCGTGGTTCGCGAGCGGATGACCACGCAAGACATCGAGGCCATCACCCCGCAGACCCTGATCAACGTGCGCCCCGTCGTCGCCGCGATCAAGGAGTTCTTCGGTACCTCGCAGCTGAGTCAGTTCATGGACCAGAACAACCCCCTCGCGGGTCTGACGCACAAGCGTCGACTTTCCGCGCTGGGCCCGGGTGGTCTGAGCCGTGAGCGTGCCGGTGTCGAGGTTCGAGACGTGCACCCCAGCCACTACGGCCGTATGTGCCCCATCGAGACTCCGGAGGGCCCGAACATCGGTCTGATCGGCTCGCTGGCGTCGTTCGCCCGCATCAACTCGTTCGGTTTCATCGAGACCCCGTACCGTCGCATCGTCGACGGCGTGGTCACCGAGATCATCGACTACCTGACCGCGAGCGAAGAAGACGAGTTCGTCGTCGCTCAGGCCAACGCGCCTCTGACGAAAGACAACCGCTTCGCCGAGCCCCGCGTGCTTGCACGTCAGAAGGGCAACGAGGTCGACCTGTTCCCGATCGAGCAGATCGGCTACATGGATGTCTCGCCGCGCCAGATGGTGTCGGTTGCTACGTCGCTCATTCCGTTCCTCGAGCACGACGACGCCAACCGCGCCCTCATGGGTGCGAACATGCAGCGCCAGGCTGTGCCGTTGCTCATGAGCGACAGCCCGCTGGTCGGCACCGGTATGGAGGGCTTCGCGGCCGTCGACGCCGGTGACGTGGTGACTGCACTCAAGGCCGGCGTAGTCCAGGAAGTCTCTGCAGACTTCGTGACCGTCGCGCTCGACGAGGGTGGCACGCAGGATTACTACCTGCGCAAGTTCGACCGCTCGAACCAGGGCACGAGCTACAACCACCGTGTCATCGTGAACGAGGGCGACCGCGTCGAGGTCGGAGAGGTCATCGCCGATGGCCCCGCCACCGAGAACGGCGAGCTCGCGCTCGGCAAGAACCTGCTCGTGGCGTTCATGCCGTGGGAGGGTCACAACTTCGAAGACGCCATCATCTTGAGCCAGAACCTGGTGAAAGACGACGTGCTGTCGAGCATCCACATCGAAGAATACGAAGTGGATGCCCGTGACACCAAGCTCGGCAAAGAGGAGATCACCCGTGACCTCCCCAACGTCAGCCCCGAGCTGCTCGCCGACCTCGACGAGCGCGGCATCATTCGCATCGGAGCCGAGGTTCGCCCCGGCGACATTCTCGTCGGAAAGGTCACGCCCAAGGGCGAGACCGAGCTGAGCGCCGAAGAGCGACTGCTGCGCGCCATCTTCAACGAGAAGAGCCGCGAGGTTCGTGACACGAGCCTCAAGGTTCCTCACGGTGAGCGCGGAACCATCATCGCCGTCAAGGAGTTCTCTGCCGAGAACGACGACGAACTGGGTTCGGGCGTCAACCAGCGCGTAGTCGTGTACATCGCCCAGAAGCGCAAGATCACCGAGGGTGACAAGCTCGCCGGCCGTCACGGCAACAAGGGTGTCATCGCGAAGATCCTTCCGGTCGAAGACATGCCGTTCCTTGCAGACGGTACTCCCGTCGACGTGGTGCTCAACCCGCTCGGTATTCCGGGCCGAATGAACTTCGGCCAGGTGCTCGAGATCCACTTGGGCTGGATCGCCAAGCAGGGCTGGCAGGTCGAGGGCAAGGGCAACAAGTGGGCCGGGCGACTGCCCGCAGAGGCTCACCAGGCCGCCCCGAACACCAAGGTGGCGACGCCGGTGTTCGACGGTGCGCTCGAAGAAGAGATCGGCGGGCTGCTCGATTCGACGCTGCCCACCCGTGACGGCGACCGCCTGGTCGACGGCACCGGTAAAGCCACGCTCTTCGACGGTCGCTCGGGTGAGCCGTTCCCGCGCCCCATCTCGGTGGGCTACATGTACATCTTGAAGCTGCACCACTTGGTCGACGACAAGATCCACGCACGCTCGACGGGCCCGTACTCGATGATCACGCAGCAGCCGCTGGGTGGTAAGGCGCAGTTCGGTGGCCAGCGCTTCGGTGAGATGGAAGTGTGGGCGCTCGAAGCCTACGGTGCCGCTTACGCGCTGCAGGAGCTTCTGACCATCAAGTCCGACGACATTCTCGGCCGCGTGAAGGTCTACGAGGCGATCGTCAAGGGTGAGAACATCCAGGAGCCCGGCATTCCCGAGAGCTTCAAGGTGCTCATCAAAGAGATGCAGTCGCTCTGCCTCAACGTCGAAGTTCTTTCGGCCGACGGCACCGCGGTCAGCCTGCGCGACACCGATGACGAGGTCTTCCGTGCCGCTGAAGAGCTGGGTATCAACATCTCCACGCGCTTCGAGAACTCGTCGATCGACGACATTTGA
- a CDS encoding DNA-directed RNA polymerase subunit beta': MLDVTTFDELRIGLATADDIRKWSHGEVKKPETINYRTLKPEKDGLFGEQIFGPSRDWECSCGKYKRVRFKGIVCERCGVEVTKSSVRRERMGHIELAAPVTHIWYFKGVPSRLGYLLDMAPKDLEKVIYFAAYMIISVDVDARHEDLPGLENELRLEIKALSDQRDSRIADRLTKLEADLAALEAEGAKSDQKRRTKDGAEKEMGQVRKSFDEQIAQLERVWEDFRSLKVGELKPEDSVFHELQDRYGQYFEAYMGAEAIKKRLEAFDLAAESELLHLQISEGKGQKKIRAIKRLRVVNSFLITGNSPAAMVLDVVPVIPPELRPMVQLDGGRFATSDLNDLYRRVINRNNRLRRLLDLGAPEIIVNNEKRMLQEAVDALFDNGRRGRPVTGTGNRALKSLSDMLKGKQGRFRQNLLGKRVDYSGRSVIIVGPQLKLHQCGLPKQMALELFKPFVIKRLIDLSHAQNIKAAKRMVERSRPQVWDVLEEIIRERPVMLNRAPTLHRLGIQAFEPQLVEGKAIQLHPLVCTAFNADFDGDQMAVHLPLSVEAQAEARILMLASNNILKPSDGRPVTLPTQDMIIGLHHLTTLKEGEVGEGRAFSSIAEAILAMDQHTLDLNAKVRIRLENITFAEGEAPEGAVLDENNRAEGVTLVNTTLGRALFNETLPEDYPYVEAVADKGQISAIVNDLAERYPKVEVAAALDRIKDAGFHWATRSGVTVALSDILTPPNKREIVAQYEKLAAKVQSQYEKGLTTDAERRQELIQIWTKATEDVAEAMQANFPADNTINRMVTSGARGNWLQVRNIAGMRGLVNNPKGEIIPRPIISSYREGLSVAEYFIATHGARKGLADTALRTADSGYLTRRLVDVSQDVIIREDDCGTTKGLDLPIAALDASGVLVKDSNVENSVFARSLAADAVDASGTVIAEAGEDIGDVLIDKLVEAGVENIKVRSVLTCESAVGVCAACYGRSLATGLLVDIGEAVGIIAAQSIGEPGTQLTMRTFHTGGSASADDITQGLPRVQELFEARTPKGASPIAEAAGRITIEDTDRSRKLILTPDNGDEPIAYPVLKRASLLIEDGDHVELGTQLHVGAIDPKEVLRVRGVRAVQEHLVGGVQGVYRSQGVPIHDKHIEVIVRQMLRKVTVVDHGDTDLLPGELVDRQRYNILNREALTEGRKTASARQEVMGITKASLATESWLSAASFQETTRVLTQAAMEGKSDPLVGLKENVIIGKLIPAGTGLQKYRNVTVEATEEAKAERYPNRIFTDDAVFSEADLSFVDFDSFSSDDYTPGTYN; the protein is encoded by the coding sequence TTGCTCGACGTTACAACTTTTGACGAACTGCGAATCGGTCTGGCTACGGCCGACGACATTCGCAAGTGGTCACACGGTGAGGTCAAGAAGCCCGAAACGATCAACTACCGCACGCTCAAGCCCGAGAAAGACGGTCTCTTCGGAGAACAGATCTTCGGCCCGAGCCGTGACTGGGAGTGCTCGTGCGGCAAGTACAAGCGAGTGCGCTTCAAAGGCATCGTCTGTGAGCGCTGTGGTGTAGAGGTCACGAAGTCGTCGGTGCGCCGTGAGCGCATGGGCCACATCGAACTCGCCGCCCCGGTCACTCACATCTGGTACTTCAAGGGTGTTCCGAGCCGTCTGGGCTACCTGCTCGACATGGCTCCGAAAGACCTCGAGAAGGTCATCTACTTCGCTGCCTACATGATCATCTCGGTCGATGTGGATGCTCGTCACGAAGACCTTCCCGGCCTCGAGAACGAACTGCGTCTCGAGATCAAGGCCCTCAGCGACCAGCGTGACTCACGCATCGCAGACCGTCTCACCAAGCTCGAAGCCGACCTGGCTGCCCTCGAGGCAGAAGGCGCCAAGAGCGACCAGAAGCGTCGCACCAAAGACGGCGCCGAGAAGGAGATGGGGCAGGTTCGCAAGTCGTTCGACGAGCAGATCGCCCAGCTCGAGCGCGTGTGGGAAGACTTCCGCAGCCTCAAGGTCGGTGAGCTCAAGCCCGAAGACAGCGTCTTCCACGAGCTTCAGGATCGCTACGGACAGTACTTCGAGGCCTACATGGGCGCCGAGGCCATCAAGAAGCGCCTCGAGGCCTTCGACCTCGCTGCCGAGTCCGAGCTTCTGCACCTGCAGATCTCAGAGGGCAAGGGCCAGAAGAAGATCCGCGCCATCAAGCGGCTGCGCGTCGTCAACTCGTTCCTGATCACCGGCAACTCGCCGGCCGCGATGGTGCTCGACGTGGTCCCCGTGATCCCGCCGGAACTTCGCCCGATGGTGCAGCTCGACGGTGGCCGCTTCGCGACCTCCGACCTCAACGACCTGTACCGCCGCGTGATCAACCGCAACAACCGCCTTCGTCGTCTGCTCGACCTCGGTGCTCCCGAGATCATCGTGAACAACGAGAAGCGCATGCTGCAAGAGGCCGTGGATGCTCTGTTCGACAACGGTCGTCGTGGCCGCCCCGTCACGGGTACCGGCAACCGCGCCCTGAAGTCCCTGAGCGACATGCTCAAGGGCAAGCAGGGTCGGTTCCGCCAGAACCTGCTCGGCAAGCGCGTCGACTACTCGGGTCGTTCGGTCATCATCGTTGGCCCGCAGCTCAAGCTGCACCAGTGCGGTCTGCCCAAGCAGATGGCTCTGGAGCTGTTCAAGCCGTTCGTCATCAAGCGCCTCATCGATCTGAGCCACGCTCAGAACATCAAGGCCGCGAAGCGTATGGTCGAGCGCAGCCGTCCCCAGGTGTGGGATGTTCTCGAAGAGATCATTCGCGAGCGCCCGGTGATGCTCAACCGCGCACCGACGCTGCACCGTCTGGGCATCCAGGCGTTCGAGCCTCAGCTCGTCGAGGGTAAGGCCATCCAGCTGCACCCGCTCGTCTGCACCGCGTTCAACGCGGACTTCGACGGCGACCAGATGGCCGTTCACCTTCCGCTCTCGGTCGAGGCTCAGGCCGAGGCGCGCATCTTGATGCTCGCCTCGAACAACATCCTGAAGCCGTCGGATGGCCGCCCCGTGACCCTGCCTACTCAGGACATGATCATCGGTCTGCACCACCTCACGACGCTGAAGGAGGGTGAGGTCGGTGAAGGCCGCGCCTTCTCGAGCATCGCCGAGGCCATCCTGGCCATGGATCAGCACACGCTCGACCTGAACGCCAAGGTACGCATCCGCTTGGAGAACATCACGTTCGCCGAGGGTGAAGCGCCCGAGGGTGCCGTTCTCGACGAGAACAACCGCGCCGAAGGTGTGACCCTGGTCAACACCACGCTCGGTCGCGCGCTGTTCAACGAGACGCTGCCCGAGGACTACCCCTACGTGGAGGCCGTGGCCGACAAGGGCCAGATCTCGGCGATCGTCAACGACCTCGCCGAGCGCTACCCGAAGGTCGAAGTCGCTGCCGCGCTCGACCGCATCAAAGACGCCGGTTTCCACTGGGCTACCCGCTCCGGTGTGACCGTTGCTCTCTCTGACATCTTGACCCCGCCGAACAAGCGGGAGATCGTTGCTCAGTACGAGAAGCTCGCGGCCAAGGTGCAGTCGCAGTACGAGAAGGGTCTGACCACCGACGCCGAGCGTCGTCAGGAACTGATTCAGATCTGGACCAAGGCGACCGAAGATGTCGCCGAGGCGATGCAGGCGAACTTCCCTGCCGACAACACGATCAACCGCATGGTGACATCGGGTGCTCGTGGTAACTGGCTGCAGGTTCGTAACATCGCCGGTATGCGAGGGCTGGTGAACAACCCGAAGGGTGAGATCATCCCGCGCCCGATCATCTCGTCGTACCGTGAAGGTCTGTCGGTGGCCGAGTACTTCATCGCCACCCACGGTGCTCGTAAGGGTCTGGCCGACACGGCTCTGCGTACCGCAGACTCGGGTTACCTGACGCGTCGACTCGTCGACGTCTCGCAGGATGTCATCATTCGTGAAGACGACTGTGGCACGACCAAGGGTCTCGACCTGCCCATCGCTGCGCTCGACGCATCCGGTGTGCTCGTCAAAGACTCGAACGTCGAGAACTCGGTGTTCGCCCGGAGCCTCGCTGCAGACGCAGTGGATGCCTCGGGTACCGTCATCGCCGAAGCCGGCGAAGACATCGGTGACGTGCTGATCGACAAGCTGGTCGAGGCCGGTGTCGAGAACATCAAGGTGCGCTCGGTTCTGACCTGTGAGTCGGCCGTCGGTGTGTGTGCTGCCTGCTACGGCCGCTCGCTCGCCACCGGACTGCTCGTGGACATCGGAGAGGCCGTCGGCATCATCGCCGCACAGTCGATCGGTGAGCCCGGCACCCAGCTGACCATGCGTACCTTCCACACGGGTGGTTCTGCATCGGCTGACGACATCACGCAGGGTCTGCCCCGCGTTCAGGAGCTCTTCGAAGCGCGTACCCCCAAGGGTGCGTCGCCCATCGCTGAAGCTGCTGGCCGCATCACCATCGAAGACACCGACCGCAGCCGCAAGCTGATTCTCACGCCCGACAACGGCGACGAGCCCATCGCTTACCCGGTGCTCAAGCGTGCCAGCCTTCTCATCGAAGACGGCGACCACGTCGAGCTCGGTACGCAGCTGCATGTCGGCGCGATCGACCCGAAAGAGGTTCTGCGAGTGCGTGGCGTTCGCGCCGTGCAGGAGCACCTCGTCGGCGGTGTGCAGGGCGTCTACCGTTCGCAGGGTGTTCCGATCCACGACAAGCACATCGAGGTCATCGTTCGTCAGATGCTCCGCAAGGTGACTGTCGTCGACCACGGTGACACCGACCTGCTGCCCGGTGAGCTCGTCGACCGCCAGCGTTACAACATTCTCAACCGCGAGGCACTGACCGAGGGTCGCAAGACCGCTTCGGCCCGTCAAGAAGTCATGGGTATCACCAAGGCTTCGCTCGCGACCGAGTCGTGGCTGAGTGCCGCGTCGTTCCAGGAGACCACGCGTGTTCTCACGCAGGCCGCCATGGAGGGCAAGAGCGACCCGCTGGTCGGCCTGAAGGAGAACGTCATCATCGGTAAGCTCATCCCGGCCGGAACGGGCTTGCAGAAGTACCGTAACGTCACCGTCGAAGCGACCGAAGAGGCCAAGGCCGAGCGCTACCCGAACCGCATCTTCACCGATGACGCCGTGTTCAGCGAAGCCGACCTCTCGTTCGTCGACTTCGACAGCTTCTCGAGCGACGACTACACCCCGGGCACCTACAACTAA
- a CDS encoding polyamine aminopropyltransferase, which translates to MPIVEPNCGTPRVLFRPDDGDDEYFPESSERNPDAGMTLIVDDLPVAHLFTRYPSRMKSASLRRLATLLDASRPVGDPVTVLHAGAGALTLARHIAATRPDSIQVAIDDRAEVTEVVLAQYPLPQDAQLTVIRGNLSSALDTVAQWAWYDYVVIDLQASPLMLDAAPRADAVHNDYHTPRLAHLFADCSPLLGTTGNLAVLLPCHLTDEFVHTVADAMVVAGLDVALLSGKEPATGAVVALGKARTRRRLGPIEEAAFGRLGPRTTVTLYPTEITI; encoded by the coding sequence GTGCCTATTGTGGAACCAAATTGCGGGACGCCTCGCGTGCTGTTCCGGCCCGATGACGGCGATGATGAGTACTTTCCGGAATCCTCCGAGCGCAACCCTGACGCCGGTATGACGCTGATAGTCGACGATCTGCCCGTCGCACACCTCTTTACGCGCTACCCGTCCAGGATGAAGTCAGCTTCGTTGCGACGGCTGGCGACGCTCCTGGATGCAAGCCGACCGGTCGGCGACCCGGTTACTGTCTTGCACGCCGGGGCTGGCGCCCTGACACTCGCGCGGCATATCGCCGCGACGAGGCCGGATTCGATTCAGGTTGCCATTGACGACCGCGCCGAGGTGACTGAGGTCGTATTGGCACAGTACCCGCTGCCTCAGGATGCTCAACTCACCGTGATACGGGGCAACCTCAGCTCTGCCCTCGATACGGTCGCACAATGGGCCTGGTATGACTATGTGGTCATCGATCTACAGGCCAGCCCGCTCATGCTCGATGCGGCTCCGCGGGCCGACGCCGTTCACAACGATTACCACACTCCCCGACTGGCGCATCTTTTTGCCGATTGCAGCCCTCTCCTCGGCACGACGGGAAACCTCGCGGTGCTGCTTCCTTGCCACTTGACCGATGAGTTTGTGCACACCGTTGCCGACGCCATGGTCGTTGCCGGGCTCGACGTAGCCCTGTTGAGCGGCAAGGAACCGGCCACCGGGGCCGTCGTCGCGCTCGGCAAGGCGCGCACCCGTCGCCGTCTGGGGCCGATCGAAGAAGCCGCTTTCGGCCGGCTCGGGCCGCGGACGACGGTGACGCTCTACCCGACGGAAATAACAATCTAG
- a CDS encoding mycofactocin-coupled SDR family oxidoreductase, whose protein sequence is MGKLEGKVAFITGAARGQGRSHAIRLAQEGADIIAVDLCGQIDSVPYPMSTPDDLAETVSSIEALDRRIVAVQGDTRDLDALVAAAEKGVAELGPIDIILANAGIAPQGTKTVDAQAFRDVVEVNLFGVYNTVIAAVPSMIEKGQGGAIVLTSSTQGLSGAGGDGTGATSGYAAAKHGVVGLMRTFANWLAPQSIRVNTVHPTGVNTPMVVNDAMQAFLNANPEMGAALQNLLPVELVQPIDISNAIAWLVSDEARYVTGVTLPVDAGFLAK, encoded by the coding sequence ATGGGAAAACTCGAGGGCAAAGTCGCCTTCATCACCGGTGCGGCACGTGGACAGGGTCGCAGCCATGCGATCCGGCTTGCGCAAGAAGGCGCCGACATCATCGCCGTCGATCTGTGCGGGCAGATCGATAGCGTGCCCTATCCGATGTCGACGCCGGATGATCTGGCCGAGACCGTCTCGAGCATCGAAGCTCTCGACCGCCGCATCGTGGCCGTTCAGGGCGACACGCGTGACCTTGACGCTCTGGTGGCCGCCGCCGAGAAGGGCGTCGCAGAACTCGGCCCGATCGACATCATTCTGGCGAACGCCGGCATCGCCCCGCAAGGCACGAAGACCGTCGACGCTCAGGCCTTTCGCGATGTGGTGGAGGTGAATCTGTTCGGCGTCTACAACACCGTGATCGCCGCTGTGCCGTCGATGATCGAGAAGGGCCAGGGCGGCGCGATCGTGCTGACCAGCTCGACGCAGGGCCTCTCCGGTGCGGGCGGCGATGGCACCGGAGCAACGTCGGGTTATGCGGCCGCGAAGCACGGCGTCGTGGGCCTCATGCGCACGTTCGCCAACTGGCTGGCACCGCAGAGCATCCGGGTGAACACGGTTCACCCGACCGGGGTGAACACTCCGATGGTCGTCAACGACGCCATGCAGGCGTTCTTGAACGCGAACCCGGAGATGGGTGCAGCCCTGCAGAACCTGCTGCCGGTGGAGCTCGTTCAGCCCATCGACATCAGCAACGCCATCGCCTGGCTCGTCAGCGACGAGGCGCGGTACGTCACCGGTGTCACACTGCCCGTGGATGCGGGGTTCCTGGCCAAATAG
- a CDS encoding FAD-dependent oxidoreductase, whose translation MPESAPDEATTLPHSARVVIVGAGQAGLSVAYHLQRRGLTPGSDLVIVDRGPTTGGAWQFRWESLRLGTAHRVSDLPGLHDLGLSFETADQTRAARDVVAEYYELYEQHFGLQVFRPVDVTAVRERMPGGDLLVSATRGSTGTGTRTGTGTGIEIISAEVVVNASGTWATPFRPFYKGGETFRGLQISTPEYRSAHDFAGKRVIVVGGGTSAVGFLLELEGVAASTFWVTRRPVEFGEPGAQARASTFADGAGSGSSSVLAVPPADAQAAVGLESRLAAVAQQDEAAKAGRVLPSIISGTGLPATPKNLAGVERGLLVAHPMFTSIEHGGVRFADGSFEPADAIIWATGFRADLAHLAPLKLREQAGGIRVEQGRAGRNGRVFLAGYGPQASTIGANRAGRLVAVQVLDALQQIEHPEPV comes from the coding sequence ATGCCCGAGTCGGCGCCTGACGAAGCCACCACCCTCCCGCACTCGGCCCGCGTCGTGATCGTCGGCGCCGGCCAAGCCGGGCTATCGGTCGCCTATCATCTGCAGCGCCGCGGACTCACGCCCGGCAGCGATCTTGTCATCGTCGATCGTGGGCCGACCACGGGCGGAGCCTGGCAGTTCCGCTGGGAATCGCTGCGTCTCGGCACCGCTCATCGCGTGAGCGATCTGCCCGGCCTGCACGACCTCGGTCTGAGTTTCGAGACCGCGGACCAGACCCGGGCCGCCCGTGACGTGGTGGCCGAGTATTACGAACTCTACGAGCAGCACTTCGGGCTGCAGGTTTTTCGGCCCGTCGACGTGACGGCGGTACGAGAACGGATGCCCGGGGGCGACCTCCTGGTCAGCGCGACGCGCGGCAGCACAGGCACAGGCACTCGCACCGGCACCGGCACCGGCATCGAGATCATCAGCGCCGAGGTCGTGGTCAACGCGAGCGGCACCTGGGCGACGCCCTTTCGGCCGTTCTACAAAGGCGGCGAGACGTTCCGCGGCCTGCAGATCAGTACTCCCGAATACCGCTCGGCGCACGATTTCGCGGGCAAGCGCGTCATCGTGGTGGGCGGCGGCACGTCTGCCGTCGGGTTTCTGCTCGAGCTCGAAGGGGTCGCCGCATCCACCTTCTGGGTCACGCGCCGACCCGTCGAGTTCGGCGAGCCGGGGGCGCAGGCTCGCGCCTCGACGTTCGCCGACGGTGCGGGCTCTGGCAGTTCATCCGTTCTCGCCGTGCCGCCGGCCGACGCTCAGGCCGCCGTCGGCCTCGAGTCGCGCCTCGCCGCAGTGGCGCAGCAAGACGAGGCCGCCAAAGCGGGGCGCGTGTTGCCGAGCATCATCAGCGGCACCGGTCTGCCGGCCACCCCGAAGAACCTCGCCGGAGTCGAGCGCGGCTTACTCGTCGCGCACCCGATGTTCACCTCGATCGAGCACGGCGGCGTGCGGTTCGCCGACGGATCGTTCGAGCCGGCCGACGCCATCATCTGGGCGACCGGCTTTCGCGCCGATCTGGCGCACCTCGCCCCGCTGAAGCTACGCGAACAGGCCGGTGGCATTCGGGTCGAGCAGGGTCGCGCCGGGCGCAACGGCCGCGTCTTTCTCGCCGGATACGGACCTCAGGCGTCGACGATCGGCGCCAATAGGGCGGGCCGGCTGGTGGCGGTTCAGGTACTGGATGCTCTGCAGCAGATCGAGCATCCGGAGCCCGTCTGA
- a CDS encoding spermidine synthase: MTTFPTCVLGPSGLVAQIRPDQYSDDGFTLYIGGEPQSHVFVEHQVHLLFDYVQRIANVVDLFAPAGEPIAVLHLGAGALTLPRYIALTRPESHQFVLESEGNLLDFVTDNLPLPAGAEFTVRTDDARRGLTWAATFGPFDLIVVDVYSGSSTPPHLTTVEYFAELAALLDSDGLLVVNVADDADLALVRAQTATLAAVLEHVVVLSSKDLVEGRAEGNAVLVGSRNPGMLSLLPRLAAEGPHPSGTVPPEHLTEFIGDATVVTDARVGA, encoded by the coding sequence GTGACCACGTTCCCGACCTGCGTTCTGGGCCCGAGCGGTCTGGTGGCGCAGATCAGGCCCGACCAGTACTCCGACGACGGGTTCACGCTCTACATCGGCGGCGAACCGCAGTCGCACGTGTTCGTCGAGCATCAGGTGCACCTGCTGTTCGACTACGTGCAGCGCATCGCGAATGTCGTCGACCTGTTCGCGCCCGCCGGTGAACCGATCGCGGTTCTGCACCTCGGCGCGGGTGCCCTCACCCTGCCGCGCTACATCGCGCTCACTCGGCCCGAGTCGCACCAGTTCGTGCTCGAATCCGAGGGCAATCTGCTCGACTTCGTCACCGACAACCTCCCGTTGCCGGCCGGCGCCGAGTTCACCGTGCGCACCGACGACGCCAGGCGCGGGCTCACCTGGGCCGCCACGTTCGGCCCGTTCGACCTCATCGTGGTCGATGTGTACTCGGGATCATCCACTCCCCCTCACCTGACCACTGTCGAGTACTTCGCCGAACTGGCTGCCCTGCTCGACTCCGACGGGCTGCTCGTGGTGAATGTCGCCGACGACGCTGACCTCGCGCTGGTGCGGGCGCAGACCGCGACCCTTGCGGCGGTGCTCGAGCACGTCGTCGTGCTCAGCTCCAAAGACCTCGTCGAGGGCCGCGCCGAGGGCAACGCCGTGCTCGTCGGCTCGCGGAATCCCGGCATGCTGAGCCTGCTCCCCCGGCTCGCGGCCGAAGGCCCGCACCCGAGCGGCACGGTGCCTCCCGAGCATCTGACGGAGTTCATCGGCGACGCGACGGTGGTGACGGATGCCCGAGTCGGCGCCTGA